From one Tetragenococcus osmophilus genomic stretch:
- the murG gene encoding undecaprenyldiphospho-muramoylpentapeptide beta-N-acetylglucosaminyltransferase, producing MRVLVTGGGTGGHVYPALAFINYVKSVDSDSSFLYVGAKRGMENKILPQTDIPFLTLEVQGFKRKLTFENFKTIQLFLKSIKQAKKIIRDFQPDVVLGTGGYVSGAVVYAATKLGVPTIVHEQNSVPGITNKFLARYVDKIGLAFSDAAQYFPEDKTILVGNPRAQEVAGMQPTEVLRTFDLDPGKKTVLIFGGSQGALKINQAVVAAIPEFAKKDYQVLYASGERYYEEISESIGMTKDAFTNISIQPYIKNMTEVMVNCDLLVGRAGATSIAEFTGLGLPAVLIPSPYVTNDHQTKNAKSLVKEGAAKMLHDNELTAENLVATVDEVMEDDASLQQMKEQTKKQGIPDASERLYQVIQTII from the coding sequence ATGAGAGTATTAGTCACAGGCGGCGGCACAGGTGGTCACGTTTATCCAGCATTAGCTTTTATTAATTATGTTAAAAGTGTAGATTCGGATTCTTCATTTTTATACGTGGGGGCAAAAAGAGGAATGGAAAATAAAATTTTGCCTCAAACAGATATTCCATTTTTAACGCTGGAAGTTCAAGGGTTTAAGCGTAAACTGACTTTTGAAAACTTTAAGACCATTCAATTATTTTTAAAAAGTATTAAACAAGCTAAAAAAATAATAAGAGATTTTCAACCAGATGTAGTTCTTGGAACTGGAGGATATGTGTCTGGGGCCGTTGTTTATGCTGCTACAAAGTTAGGTGTTCCTACAATTGTTCACGAACAAAATAGCGTTCCAGGTATTACAAATAAGTTTTTAGCTCGTTATGTCGATAAAATAGGTCTTGCTTTTTCTGATGCGGCTCAATATTTTCCTGAAGATAAAACAATATTAGTAGGTAATCCACGAGCTCAAGAAGTAGCAGGCATGCAACCGACAGAAGTGTTACGTACATTTGATTTAGACCCAGGCAAAAAGACTGTCCTAATATTTGGAGGCAGTCAGGGAGCATTGAAAATTAATCAAGCTGTAGTAGCAGCTATCCCTGAGTTTGCAAAAAAAGATTATCAGGTACTTTATGCTTCAGGCGAACGTTATTATGAAGAAATTAGTGAGTCGATTGGTATGACCAAAGATGCCTTTACTAATATTAGCATCCAACCCTATATCAAAAATATGACGGAAGTAATGGTTAACTGTGATTTGTTAGTTGGACGAGCGGGTGCCACTTCTATTGCAGAATTTACTGGCTTAGGTTTACCAGCTGTATTAATTCCAAGTCCTTATGTGACAAATGACCATCAAACAAAAAATGCAAAAAGTTTAGTCAAAGAAGGAGCAGCAAAAATGCTTCACGATAATGAACTGACTGCAGAAAATTTAGTTGCTACTGTAGATGAGGTCATGGAAGATGATGCTTCTTTACAACAAATGAAAGAGCAGACGAAAAAGCAAGGAATCCCTGATGCTTCTGAACGTTTATACCAAGTTATTCAAACAATTATTTAA
- a CDS encoding cell division protein FtsQ/DivIB → MYYISPLNSLSNVEVEGNQNIDSQEIVASSGLQVNQNLWSQYFDREQFTKKLVKEFPRMKNAEIKFSGLNQFQIDVTEYREVSLLAKDEKYYPILENGEVVKQPQEKADKNKVILEDFKSQNQIMSTIENYYELPKEIQSGVSQINYTPSKNNEELLTIFMNDGNRVILNISNMDQQMQYYPQVAKEMDDKGIVDMEVGIFVRPYEENSTEDEQEEEETE, encoded by the coding sequence TTGTACTATATTTCGCCTTTAAATAGCTTATCTAATGTAGAAGTTGAGGGGAATCAAAATATTGATTCGCAAGAAATTGTTGCCTCCTCTGGTTTGCAAGTAAACCAAAATTTATGGAGTCAGTATTTTGACCGGGAGCAATTTACTAAAAAATTAGTTAAAGAATTTCCTCGAATGAAAAATGCTGAGATTAAATTTTCTGGCTTAAACCAATTTCAAATTGACGTGACTGAGTATCGAGAAGTTTCTTTATTGGCTAAAGACGAGAAGTATTATCCCATTTTAGAAAATGGAGAAGTTGTGAAGCAACCACAAGAAAAGGCAGACAAAAATAAAGTTATTTTAGAAGACTTTAAGTCACAAAACCAAATTATGTCGACTATTGAAAATTATTATGAGCTTCCTAAAGAAATTCAAAGCGGGGTTTCACAGATTAATTACACCCCTTCTAAAAATAATGAAGAATTGTTGACTATTTTTATGAATGATGGCAATCGAGTCATACTGAATATTTCTAATATGGATCAACAAATGCAATACTACCCACAAGTAGCAAAAGAAATGGATGATAAAGGGATCGTTGATATGGAAGTTGGTATTTTTGTGCGGCCTTATGAAGAAAATTCAACTGAAGATGAACAGGAAGA